In the genome of Aedes aegypti strain LVP_AGWG chromosome 2, AaegL5.0 Primary Assembly, whole genome shotgun sequence, the window ACTTTGCAATCGATATCGACAATTGTACAAAACAAACTACATGGTTTTAGGTAGAGATAGACGTAGGCTGGTGTTGGTAATgtatttgaagttgttgaagaattagtTTACCTTAGAATACTCGTGACATTTGACTATGCATTTTCAGTGTAGCGAATGTTTCTGTAACCTCAGTGAACGTAAGGTCTGAATTATTCTTCAGAAGGTAAGGCGCACGAAAATGCCCAAACGGTAATACGGTGCGTTAATAAAAAGCGACATTCTGTTCTACGTTCTAGGTTCATACCAAATCATAGGAATATACTTACAAAATTCCTTCTTCGAATCGAACCCTGCGGATCAATGCTGTTAAGACTGCGCAAGCTTTGCCGAATGCTATTCCTACGCTGCAATCTCTGCGTTTGTCGATACCGAGATTTATACACCCAGCAAACACACAGACAACACAACATCATTAGCACAATTATCAACGCAGAAATCATTCCAATTGCAACGGCATCCGCTTtccagaagagaggatcgatttCAACCTGAAATTGTAGATTGTGTGTTAGATTACCTCGTTCGACCCTTTATCTTCACCCATTACCAACCTTGGGATCGATTTCACACAGGAACGCATGCCGCTCATAGCATTCCTCAATCTCCACATTCCGGTAGATGAACGAAGTGCACTGATCGATGTAGTTGGGATCTTGAACCCAAACCTTTTCGGCCGATCGCAGGTAACGAGACTGTTGCTCCAGGAAGAACCACAGTGCATTATAGTCCCCATGGATGAATGGCAGCGATGCGTTATCCGATCGGCAGAAGTCCCGCGCTTCACGGAAACTCATTGGTGCCCCGACGTACATGTAACAGGTGTCGATCAGTAGCGTCCATCCGGGTGGGCACTTTCCGTTCAGCACCGTAAGATTGTTCATGTGCAGTGGTAGGTATTGGACTTCCAGCAGCTGAGGATCATCGAAGCGATCGCGAATACGGGATCCAACGGCAAGGGTTTCGTTGTAGCTCCAGTAGTTCAGAGTTGCATCGATTTTGGTTTTCCAAACATCCAGGGTGCTAAATGATAATACATATGATATTTAAAAACTTATTCTTAAGACATGCGTTCAGACAACTGAGTAGACTTAGACAATAATATACAATagagacaatatctacacctaCCTATTCCAAAACTGGAAGTCAAATCTGCAAGTACAACATGTCGGCGTCATGCAGAGGAGTTAGTTTGAATATgggaaaaaagaagaaataaagcatgcaaattttgaatgatttgttCAAACCGGATTATTATGCTTAATATTGTATTTATATCGTTTGAAGAGATCGAACAGCTAAGCCCCAACTATTAATGTTTCTTACCTTGATGTTAGAATTGAAGAGTTTACTAAATAAATTCAACATGTAACGTTAGTGCTAAAGCTTATCTAATTAGTGCTTTACCCAGAACTTGGTTTTTAGTCAGACTTACATTGAACGATTAACAGTGATCATTTCGTAGTCATTCTCCGGATTGGCAAAAATATTATCGACATAATGTTGACCTGCCGTCCCTGCCACTATAGTTGCTCTTCCACTCCAATCCGTTGCAACATTACTGGAAATAAATGATCATGTATTACTTCTATTCTACACCATTAACATTGAAGTGCATTCATACTCATAAAATCCATTGTGTGAAGTCGTCTGATAGATTGGAAGGCGAACTCTATCGAATCCGGACACTTCAATAATCCTACCACCCTTGTTACTGTGGACATAGTTGTAGCTGAAGTTTGAAACCACCTGACGCAACACAACCACGTCCTTGAATGCAGCATCATTTTGAGTTATGTAATTGTTATGAACGGTAACTTCCTGATATGGAGACGACTGTCTGCCTTCCACATAGATTGCAGGTCGGTTTCGATTTTTTACAAATAGATTGTTATGAATCCATCCTCGAAGGGACGTAGCGGACCCTCGGGAATCTGCTCGTATCGATAAACCTCCCTGATTTTCTTGAACAAGATTATTCTGAAACAAATAAGAATTATCAATACAATCCTCCAAAAATAGAAATTTGAATTCTTACTCTAAAATGCAATGACTGCATGTTCTGAACATCAGCACGAATGGTAGCCTCACACGACGAAAAGTTACCATAAAGCTGTCGGCAGTTGCGTATGAATCTGTTCCTTTCCAGTGTCAGAATAGGAGAAACTTCTCCAACAGTCACATAATGTAATCCTCCACCGACACACTCCTGAATGTCCGAATTCGAAATGTTATGCTGTGCGTCACGATCTACAAATAATTAATTTAGGGTTAGCATCATCATTTCATTTGACTGTATTTATTATAACTTACTGAATCCAATTGCGGAAATTGGAAGCGTTACCACTTCAGCGATGAACCCATGCCTTGCTGGTGCTCCACTGGCAATCAATCGAACGCTCAGTGCAGATTCAACAGTTCTGAATAGCTTCTTCTGATTATCAGAATCAGCATCGAGAACTCCAATCGTCCTCGCAGATACATTGTAGATATCACCATCCATCAGTTGTATCATATCCCTTCGACCGTATTCCTTGGAGTGGTTGAACAGGTTCGACTGCAACAGTCGAAAGCCAAGCGGTTTTACGCGATAGGCACTTTTGAAGATCTTCACACAATTAACTGGATTATTGTCATATTTGTAATACACCAGAACTCGTTCTTCCAGTGTAATCTCCTTGTTCGTATCACATATGTCAATCATCGAAAACAGATTGTATGGTAGATCCAAATCTTTCAAAGGATTGTAACTCGATTCATCGCTTTCGCGTCCTTCACCGGTTAACGAAATTGCATTTATTCCTTGTCCTAATGCCTTGTAGACCGATAAGTAGTTCAAATGAATAGCATCACTTGGTGATACAAGGTTTACAGCATGGTGCGCACTATTCCTAACGGACACGAAGCTTATACTTGGGTTTTTGGAAATGGTCTGAATCGCTGGCGATTTCTCTCCGTGTAACATTCCCGCTCGATCaagtttaacaaattccataacGCTCTCTACCGGCTTCGCAGTCGAATGAGTTATTGCATCATGAATTCTATGCTCGTACAAACTGGCTTCAAAATCCTGGTTAGCAAACCGAACTCCTCCCCAGTAGTTCCTCTCCTCTGGTTCTCCATTGCAGCTAATGAACACGAAATCAGAATCCCACTGGCATTCGTGTCGACGTCCGTACAACTGACCGTTTAATCTCTCAGGACATTCTTCTAAGCGTAGCTCATCACCATGGCATTCCATTGGCTCAACCCAAGACCAGATTCGAGTAAGAGAATTTGTATGGAACTCAATTCGACGATCGTGACCGAAGAAGACGTCAAGCGGATCATAACCAAGCTCCCGACAAACTACCTGAGCATTTCGTTCAGTAAATCTACGATCGCAAATTGGGATCCACTGGAGCGTAGTATGATTATAGTATTCCAAGAAGCCTTCTCGGATTCTGTCGTTCTCTTGTTCACTTCCTGAACAGTTCCTATTTGCGCACAGACGGATAGAGTCGTAATTAACCATATTCTCTAACGATCGTTCAACACGATTCAAGTTCTCCGAAGCACTTTGAATAGGCTTCATAATGATTTCTCCATCGCGTGTACCACGGGCAATCAATGTACCCAAGGCCAAAATACCAACGTTGGGTGCAAATTCCATTACGACACCTGGATAGATGTTCATCGTAACTCCTGGCATAACAGTTATATCTGCCTTGACGACATATGGTTGATCTCTCCTGAATATTGATATATCCTCAAAAATTCGTCCACCCAAGTTGTCCAAGTCAACAGATCTATTTTTGGAATGAACCACCGAAACACTTCCATCGACGCTATCCTCAATCAGATATGGCTTATACTGCGCCTCAGCATGATTGTTCCAATCGTCAAAGTCGAAGATTCGTGTTTTGATGTGCTCTTCGTCTTGCGACCCCCACCAGTTCTCTCGTACGTCCAAGAAATTATTCAGCCTTGCAGATTTGATTCCCGCGATCAAATCATAATCTTGCTCGTTGTTCGAAATCACGTTTCGATAGATTTTCACCTTCTGAACGCCACCGAATCCGATCACACAGGTGGGATCTTTGGCATTACCTCGATCACCTCGAATAAAATTCCTCATTTCGGACCGGGTGGACACCACTTTCTCGTTACTCTCGATATGATTAAATGCTACAATTGCTGGAATCTCGCCTAAAATTTCACTCTGACTATCCGAACGGAACTCCAACAAATATTTCCCGGAATTTTTAACGATTCGATTGTTATCAATGCGCATTTTCTTCTCCATTCCTTTGAATCCAACCAATCCATGGGCACAAACATTATCCATGAATATGTTTGACGAAATGTTCACCACCGCATAGTGTCCGTCGATGATAATTCCAAACCTTCGATTCCGAACCCAAGTATCGTTTCCCAAGAACACTGAATGAGTGAAATTTTCATTGTATTGCCAAACGTAGGGCAGGCTGAGCTCTAGTCCTCCAAAAGAGTTACTCTCAACAGTTGTATCTTGCAAAACGTAGTGGAATAGGTTATTGGATGATCGCAGGTCTTTGGAGAATTGACGGATTCCTCTACCGTTGTCTCGGATCATACTGTTGTTCACGTGGATCGTTATTTCCGAGATATTACTTTCGTGGACGTCCCAAAAGGGAGAGTTGATGAACATTGCTTCCTCTCGATTATGACTGATTTCACAGTTGACCAATTTGATTGATTCATTCGCTTTTCGCAAATAGAGTTCGCTCTGTTCTCCCAGGAATCGATTGTAGTAAGTACCAGTGATACCacggaaatttctttgaatctTTGTTGAAGTGATTTGAAGAGTTGGTACTGGACCGCGAACTATTCGATTGTAGATGTTTTGTATTGGAGCTTGAATGGACCGCAGGACTAGAACTGCACCTCCGATAGCATTGTGCCCACTTTTGTATTGCAGAATTGCACCATAGCTACTGGTAGTAAGCGGGAACACCGATACATCTCGTTTTACTTGCCAAATATCAGAATTTGAGCTACCAGCTAACGAATCATAAATCCAAATATTTTCCGTAGATCTATTTTCGATAGGGTTCAATAGCTGAATGCCTATTACATAACCTGGCTGGCAACGAATAGTTATCATTTTTTCAACGGGCTCATCGTGAACGGGTAGGGTTATTATGTGTTTAACCTGCCACTGATCGATGTCGATGTTTTGAGAATCCTTCGGAAGCATAATTGGTCTATAGTCTGAATCATCAACGTTGAAATCTGGAACCATATTGAACCAACTAGTGATTTCTCGTTGCTCAAGAGCAGATATTACAGCATCGTGATTGATTCCGGATCCTCTGTTATCTTTGATTATGCTCCCATGAATCTTTAAGCCCAGCTGCTTGATACTTATCCCATTTCCACGATTCGCTGCAAATTCTGAGTTCTTGATAGTATTCACCGATCCGGCATAAATATCAGAGTAAATCACTCCCAACCCATCCTGCAAATTTTCTACGACTCGGATGCTATCCAAATTATGTCGGGACAAGTCCATTTGAAGTGCTGGTTTGAACATGTTAGTCATGTAATCAAAAAGGCCAGCTTTCTCAATCGTTACATACTGAAGATCTGCTCTCTCAGATAACACTCCAAAACGTAATCCTGCCCATGCTCCTTCATAACATCTCACACCAACATCATTCTCATGACTGCAGGAATGCTCAAAATCTCCTTGCGATGATTTTTCAGCTCGGCATTGCGTAATGTCAATATCATGCTCAGTACAGCGAACATTTGAAAGAAGAACATTTTCCGAAGTACCAGCTCCGGGAACCTCCGATCGCTGTAGTCTCCAGTCTTTCGGATTAAGTGCTAGTCCTAACTGGTGGCAAACCAGGGCAGCATTGATTATGGTCCAACCGTAATCACACACCGTTCCCCACTGCCCTTCGGTGTAGACCTGCAATCTTCCTTCATGGTCACTTATTCCACCAACCAGCCTAACGGGAATCTTAGGGGTCTGCGGATCTACAGGCCCCAAATCAACAATGGATTCGGTTTCAATGTCCATCATAACCTCAGGGTCCATCATGATAGCTTCTGTAGTGTCGTTTTCCATCATTACTGCTTCCCGCTTCAACGTAAACATGATGTCATCGGGTTTTCGTCCCCGAGCTTCCAATTTTCCTGTGACCATCATTCCTACGCTTGGTGCGAAGTTCAAAATAACTCCCGGGTTAAGAATCAGTTTTCCTCCCGGCCGGACATTGATGTCACGTTCCACAGTATAACTTCCTGACGGAAGAATCTCCTGGCCATCAACTTCTCCGCCAACGCGATCGCTTCCTTCTTTGTGGAAGAATGGTACAAATTTTGCGAACTGAGCTATGGTCTGAGTGCCAGGATTAGAATGATGCAACAAGTAAGGGAAGTATTCAATTTTTGCGAGATCGTATCGATCTTTACGATGAAATAGTCGCTCGTAGATTTTCTCCTCTTCCTGGTATCCTAACCAGTTATATGTAACGTTCAAGGCTTTGCTCTGATCTGACAACTGTGATCCCACTTCGTAATTTGATTCATAGTTTGATATGATATTCCGGAATACATCAACGTTATTGGAGGAGATGACGACAGGTGCAGCCACTCGTGATCTGGGATTTAACCGGCCTTCTCCACCCAAACCTTCTCCTTCGTCTTCCATAGGGCCGAACGCTTCTTTGATCTTGTTGTTCTTCACAAAGTTTCGCGTAAACAACAACCACTGTGTTTTATTGTCGGTGTTTGGAGATAACCCCAGAGAGGCAACGTAAATGCCTCTGTTGTACATGAAGTAGTTGTGCTGAACTATGAGTCGGACTGGTAGATGTCGGAATTCTTCCCAGGGTTTGTTCCTCGTCAACAAAGCTCCGTACCTCCCCTTCAAAAATTGATTGTACTCGATTTTTCCTTCCAAGTTGAGAATAGGGCTTATGATAATCCCAATCTTGTTCGAATGTTCAAAATTATTGTGTCCAATCTGAAGTCGTAGTTTTCGATTCTCTATTGTCTCGAACCAACATGATTGAATGTCGATTGCATTGTGAGTGCTGTCGTTGAACCAGTTTCCCGTAATGTTTACCCACGAATCGCCACAGTAGTTTCCATGCAGAACACCAATCTCCAAATTTTTGATGACATTAGAGTATTCAATAGTTGTCGTTTGGTTGAACTCCAAAAATTCCTGACGATCCTTTGTGGTCTGATTCAACCAAACCGCAAAACCGTAGCCTTTATTGGAGCTCAAAGAACTGCGTGAAATGTTCCGATTTCCACCGTAGTACGTAATGTTAATGCCATCGCCAATGTTGAAGCTTATCTTGGAGTCAGTAACGTTGACATCACCAGCACCGCTAGTAACGTGCAAACCGGCGGCATGTTTATTGTTCGCAATCGTTGATGCGTGCACATGAACCTGCGACCGTAGATTATCGATGGCTATGCCACGACCTCCATTATCAACGATCGTCGCTTGCGTTACGTTCAGATCGTATGCTTTGGTGGTACCGGCAGTGATTCGAAAATGTGCCAAGACTCGACTTCTAGGATCAGCACGTAGCTTTATATGCATTTTCTCTCGAGTTGTAGTCACAGTTTGTGGTCGAGTCGAGTTCCGTATGTTCCACGATGCTAACAATCGATCGTTTTCTGACATTCCGTCGTAAACTTGAATGACTGCACTTTCGTTGCGTGCCATCTCGAAGTGCACAAAGTGAAACGTAAGAACATAGCCATAGCCGGTTGTGAGGGACTGGGCGCATTGCTTCTGAGATAAGGCAAACGGAGACTGTTCGAACGACAGTTGCAGAGGGTAAATTTGCCAAGCAGTAGTCGTCAAGGTACAAAAGTCGAACACCTTGCTACGATCGGTACGTTCGTCAGCCCGTAGATCATGGCCCACATATCGGATGCCATCAGCACCATTTTCGCTCACTGTCACGCTGTCCAGCAGCGTAGATCCATAGCTCGAGTTGACGAATATTCCAAATCCGCGACTTCTTCGTACGGTTACATCCTTAAACATGAATGCTGCATCGTGCTTTGTAACGTTGATTCCCGTGAATGACGAATGATCAACTAGGACATgatccaaaacagggggaattCCCAACACGGCAATAGCTGATCCAGCAGTTCCTCCCCGCCCTGTACCGGCACGTATGATGTCAACATTCCTCAACTCCGACAACGAAATGAAGTCATACAGAATGTGATTGTGCGCTAGCTTCTCCTTACTTTCGGCGTACTCGAACCGAATTCCCCGCCAATGGGGGGTTACCTGGTCAAACAATGGCAAACACTGGACTCCGATATCACTGTGGTAGTCGCAAACACCGGATCCAACCTGTCGGGTTTCCCAGGAGCAATCGAACAGCGATGCTTCCGTGCCTCCGCACTTTGGGTCCTCGTACAATAACCGAGGTTCGTAGTTCTGTAGACGGTCCATCCAGTTCCAGAAGCGACCTCCCTTGTAACCCATCTGGCGGCAGGTTGTTTCGTAGTCTGCGATGGTCCAGCTGCAAgtaaaaaatgaaaagatattAGGATCTACAAATGTAAATAATGGTAAACCAGTGATCTATCGAAGGCTTATAGATAATAATTATACCCATATAGGCTTATGGAAATATATTCTGCCTGATTTTGAGTTCAATGAACGTTTCAGAACTTGTTTTAATAAAAGGCTTTAGATATACAAGCGTAATCAGGTATCTTTCGTAGGATTATGGACAAGGTCGATGCCTTTCTTCTTGGCActaatgtcctcactgggacagagcctgcttctcagcttagtgttcttatgagcacttccacagttattaactgagagctttctttgccaaagttgccattttcgcattggtatatcgtgtggcaggtacgaatatactctatgcccagggaagtcaagtaaatttctattacgaaaagatcctggaccgaccgggaatcgaacccagacaccttcagcatagcatggctttgttttgtagccgcggactctaaccactcggctaaggaaggcccatacgggctttttcaaatatattttaacaAGAATTTGTTACAACGACTGTTTAAGTTTATTCAAGAACAGTTTGGAGAACATGTTGTCAGATCTACTAGCGTAACCAGTGATCTTACAATATTTTGTGAACAAGGATGTAACCAATACAAGCAAATCTCGTTAAGTTCAACCCAATTCTGAAATAAAACAACTATTATGGCAGGTTATGAGTTTGACGACCCTTCAATGTTATAAAAGAACACGTTTGAGTGTAGGTTTACAGATCTGCAAGCGTAATCAGAAATCTTTCGGAGGATTATGAACAAGGTTGATACTCATACTAgctcttttatttttatttttatttatttttaaagagACTTTTTCCAGAAGGGGCATTTGTCTCTATAACTCTTTCAATATTATTCTACAAATATTCTACAACGGcggcttgggcacgtcaggagttaatcattaacctccttttcccaaGTAGCCTAGATaaccgtgtagtgtcggtactGTTTGTTTCAATtagctaagaattaacactacggactgcctgttccggtggtaaaagtccatctcacaggtgaccattaaggctcccccaaatctacgcgactttttacggcgacagcgacaaaaaatcgtcgcgatttcgttgttgtgtcgctgcaagcactcttctatggaaccatcttgactgacatGACGTGAATTGCtgcgaaatcgcgtcgctgtggcttagacgcgctcatcaaacagtgcatgcagcAAAAAATAAGCGAAATCGCGgtgattgtttgtcgctgtcgccgtaaaaa includes:
- the LOC5572817 gene encoding protein bark beetle isoform X3 codes for the protein MMNRKCIESDINFDSKRPSMARRSVGMRICWKNRWKPKWLAIVFLVFSNVMVTVTRCQEFGESAFNHPDRDFEHVAVENREIITNHIPTSENGGGGGAGSDDESRYKYDSVAGSEGEVHYTEISGDVVLGEKHLRASDSPYSLRTDLEVERKARLIIEPGVTIYVAPMVGITVRGSLVALGTSENKITFTSLPNSGYKDIESDPREVGARLVDGPNPLAGRLQLLNQGKWRSVCSNSKNWTIADYETTCRQMGYKGGRFWNWMDRLQNYEPRLLYEDPKCGGTEASLFDCSWETRQVGSGVCDYHSDIGVQCLPLFDQVTPHWRGIRFEYAESKEKLAHNHILYDFISLSELRNVDIIRAGTGRGGTAGSAIAVLGIPPVLDHVLVDHSSFTGINVTKHDAAFMFKDVTVRRSRGFGIFVNSSYGSTLLDSVTVSENGADGIRYVGHDLRADERTDRSKVFDFCTLTTTAWQIYPLQLSFEQSPFALSQKQCAQSLTTGYGYVLTFHFVHFEMARNESAVIQVYDGMSENDRLLASWNIRNSTRPQTVTTTREKMHIKLRADPRSRVLAHFRITAGTTKAYDLNVTQATIVDNGGRGIAIDNLRSQVHVHASTIANNKHAAGLHVTSGAGDVNVTDSKISFNIGDGINITYYGGNRNISRSSLSSNKGYGFAVWLNQTTKDRQEFLEFNQTTTIEYSNVIKNLEIGVLHGNYCGDSWVNITGNWFNDSTHNAIDIQSCWFETIENRKLRLQIGHNNFEHSNKIGIIISPILNLEGKIEYNQFLKGRYGALLTRNKPWEEFRHLPVRLIVQHNYFMYNRGIYVASLGLSPNTDNKTQWLLFTRNFVKNNKIKEAFGPMEDEGEGLGGEGRLNPRSRVAAPVVISSNNVDVFRNIISNYESNYEVGSQLSDQSKALNVTYNWLGYQEEEKIYERLFHRKDRYDLAKIEYFPYLLHHSNPGTQTIAQFAKFVPFFHKEGSDRVGGEVDGQEILPSGSYTVERDINVRPGGKLILNPGVILNFAPSVGMMVTGKLEARGRKPDDIMFTLKREAVMMENDTTEAIMMDPEVMMDIETESIVDLGPVDPQTPKIPVRLVGGISDHEGRLQVYTEGQWGTVCDYGWTIINAALVCHQLGLALNPKDWRLQRSEVPGAGTSENVLLSNVRCTEHDIDITQCRAEKSSQGDFEHSCSHENDVGVRCYEGAWAGLRFGVLSERADLQYVTIEKAGLFDYMTNMFKPALQMDLSRHNLDSIRVVENLQDGLGVIYSDIYAGSVNTIKNSEFAANRGNGISIKQLGLKIHGSIIKDNRGSGINHDAVISALEQREITSWFNMVPDFNVDDSDYRPIMLPKDSQNIDIDQWQVKHIITLPVHDEPVEKMITIRCQPGYVIGIQLLNPIENRSTENIWIYDSLAGSSNSDIWQVKRDVSVFPLTTSSYGAILQYKSGHNAIGGAVLVLRSIQAPIQNIYNRIVRGPVPTLQITSTKIQRNFRGITGTYYNRFLGEQSELYLRKANESIKLVNCEISHNREEAMFINSPFWDVHESNISEITIHVNNSMIRDNGRGIRQFSKDLRSSNNLFHYVLQDTTVESNSFGGLELSLPYVWQYNENFTHSVFLGNDTWVRNRRFGIIIDGHYAVVNISSNIFMDNVCAHGLVGFKGMEKKMRIDNNRIVKNSGKYLLEFRSDSQSEILGEIPAIVAFNHIESNEKVVSTRSEMRNFIRGDRGNAKDPTCVIGFGGVQKVKIYRNVISNNEQDYDLIAGIKSARLNNFLDVRENWWGSQDEEHIKTRIFDFDDWNNHAEAQYKPYLIEDSVDGSVSVVHSKNRSVDLDNLGGRIFEDISIFRRDQPYVVKADITVMPGVTMNIYPGVVMEFAPNVGILALGTLIARGTRDGEIIMKPIQSASENLNRVERSLENMVNYDSIRLCANRNCSGSEQENDRIREGFLEYYNHTTLQWIPICDRRFTERNAQVVCRELGYDPLDVFFGHDRRIEFHTNSLTRIWSWVEPMECHGDELRLEECPERLNGQLYGRRHECQWDSDFVFISCNGEPEERNYWGGVRFANQDFEASLYEHRIHDAITHSTAKPVESVMEFVKLDRAGMLHGEKSPAIQTISKNPSISFVSVRNSAHHAVNLVSPSDAIHLNYLSVYKALGQGINAISLTGEGRESDESSYNPLKDLDLPYNLFSMIDICDTNKEITLEERVLVYYKYDNNPVNCVKIFKSAYRVKPLGFRLLQSNLFNHSKEYGRRDMIQLMDGDIYNVSARTIGVLDADSDNQKKLFRTVESALSVRLIASGAPARHGFIAEVVTLPISAIGFNRDAQHNISNSDIQECVGGGLHYVTVGEVSPILTLERNRFIRNCRQLYGNFSSCEATIRADVQNMQSLHFRNNLVQENQGGLSIRADSRGSATSLRGWIHNNLFVKNRNRPAIYVEGRQSSPYQEVTVHNNYITQNDAAFKDVVVLRQVVSNFSYNYVHSNKGGRIIEVSGFDRVRLPIYQTTSHNGFYDNVATDWSGRATIVAGTAGQHYVDNIFANPENDYEMITVNRSIFDFQFWNSTLDVWKTKIDATLNYWSYNETLAVGSRIRDRFDDPQLLEVQYLPLHMNNLTVLNGKCPPGWTLLIDTCYMYVGAPMSFREARDFCRSDNASLPFIHGDYNALWFFLEQQSRYLRSAEKVWVQDPNYIDQCTSFIYRNVEIEECYERHAFLCEIDPKVEIDPLFWKADAVAIGMISALIIVLMMLCCLCVCWVYKSRYRQTQRLQRRNSIRQSLRSLNSIDPQGSIRRRNFPTDV